A stretch of the Psychroserpens sp. Hel_I_66 genome encodes the following:
- a CDS encoding gliding motility-associated C-terminal domain-containing protein, which produces MKKNTQFSQLHKNVYTKVGVKTNFKNISITVLYVSILLALFSVSKLNAQAESIQSGVTFQWEDTQTLPIQSATIQSITIDGTVFDKFVVPSSYEMTQLGHFGHSDNGILNNGVLVSSSSALPNWNSQATAAFQSKNLNNYFTANKNGRNICKQYNKIATTDSQKQTIFYSPAIPSNEGGIFAVTERNANNCIHVALYGIPVGGGPESLLGQTFVQPYGPAQSGPVFAPPPPSGQVDYWKSGRVNQNNGTIGIALFYLDDIAPTGSKITKIIFTAATNDPADGKFFILQKYAIDNNETSCIDNTYNGKIDAANSSPIGSTYSLASGPSPAGQSFTLNSDGTYQYTPSNGYVGPVTFDYQVCLPAPNQEVCDSATVTLNVVDKPDSPSLTIECDANNNDKTITVTAPLGEEYQYSIDNINYQSSPDFTGLSAGTYTVYVYNLYTGCNTFPNGTTISLEDLTLNGSVTNANCPNDNTGAIDITVSGGQLPYNYTWSNGSTSEDLLSISQGTYTVTVTDSAGCEAELIFEVESIDTENPTISVPSELDLFGCGTNDINSASALFPFSTTLSGNVKSTFDSNPNYNISDDLGIQDVKYIDVVLSSTSCTIVVRRTFTVTDDCGNTATENQNITITDTSAPDLTIPADVTVECTESTEPANTGEATANDTCGNVTITYTDSSIANCGNTQTITRTWTATDDCGNTVSDTQTINVLDTTPPTITIPGDKTMECGADTDPQNTGTATASDTCGNVTIDYTDATVDNCGNTQTITRTWTATDECGNSVSGIQMVVIEDNEAPTLSVPADVTVECTESTEPANTGEATANDTCGNVTITYTDSSIANCGNTQTITRTWTATDDCGNTVSDTQTINVLDTTPPTITIPGDKTMECGADTDPQNTGTATASDTCGNVTIDYTDATVDNCGNTQTITRTWTATDECGNSVSGIQMVVIEDNEAPTLSVPADVTVECTESTEPANTGEATANDTCGNVTITYTDSSIANCGNTQTITRTWTATDDCGNTVSDTQTINVLDTTPPTITIPGDKTMECGADTDPQNTGTATASDTCGNVTIDYTDATVDNCGNTQTITRTWTATDECGNSVSGIQMVVIEDNEAPTLSVPADVTVECTESTEPANTGEATANDTCGNVTITYTDSSIANCGNTQTITRTWTATDDCGNTVSDTQTISTVDTIAPDVTNCSVENSTLECTENNNETLSEAWNAANIATLQACATDTCDSDLSVSSDYDYNNLNVVCGPCGTLNVTYTVTDDCGNASTVTATLTFDDGTIPDLSNCSVTDESIECSGDDNEQLANDWDAANILALENCADDFGVVVTSNYEYDNIMSTCGQGGTITVIYTITDNCGNATTLTATLTLEDTTPPNLDNCSVTDTSIECSGNDNEQLANDWNAANILALENCGTDSCDTDFTGQVTSTYAYSNLESTCGQGGTIEVVYTITDDCGNFERLTAILTLEDTTPPNLDNCSVTDQSIECSGDDNEQLANDWDAANIAALESCGTDTCDTDFNGQVTSDFDYSNLVTTCGQGGTIPVIYTITDDCGNATTLTATLTLEDTIAPDLSGCSVENTTLECDETENESLADAWNTANIAALESCAVDSCDTDFTGQVTSDYDFDNLNTTCGPCGTINVTYTILDDCGNTTTLTATLTFDDGTIPDVSNCSVTDDSIECSGNDNEQLANDWNAANISALENCADDLGITVTSNYDYTNLTPTCGLGGTITVVYTITDDCGNATTLTATLTLEDTTPPNLDNCSVTDTAIECSGDDNEQLANDWNAANIAALEDCGVDSCDTDFNGQVTSNFAYTNLVSTCGQGGTIEVIYTITDDCGNASTLNAVLTLEDTTPPNLDNCSVTDTAIECSGTDNQQLANDWNAANIAALENCGADSCDTDFNGQVTSDYAYTNLVSTCGQGGTIEVTYTITDDCGNASTLNAVLTIEDTTPPNLDNCSVTDESIECSGNDNEQLANDWNAANIAALENCGADSCDTDFNGQVTSDYAYTNLVSTCGLGGTIEVIYTINDDCGNTATLTATLTLEDTVAPDLTGCTVENTTLECDETENESLADAWNAANIAALEACALDACDADFNGQVTSDYNFENLNTTCGPCGTINVTYTITDDCGNATTLTATLTFDDGTIPDLSNCSVENDTIECSGTDNEQLANDWNAANISALENCADDLGITVTSNYDYTNLTSTCGLGGNIIVVYTITDDCGNATTLTATLTLEDTTPPNLDNCSVTDTAIECSGTDNQQLANDWNAANIAALEDCGTDSCDTDLNGQVTTDYAYSNLVTTCGQGGTIAVIYTITDDCGNTTTLTATLTLEDTTPPNLDNCSVTDESIECSGDDNEQLAIDWNTANISALENCISDSCDTDLSGQITSDFAYANLVSTCGQGGTISVVYTITDNCNNVTTLNATLTLEDTTPPNLDNCSVIDTSIECSGDNNEQLANDWNTANISALENCGADNCDIDFNNQVTSDFAYTNLVTTCGLGGTIEVTYTITDDCGNSSTVTATLTLEDTTAPDVTGCTVENTSLECDETENESLADAWNAANIAALEVCAVDSCDTDFTGQVTSDYDFNNLNTVCGPCGTITVNYTITDDCGNATVLTATLTFGDETIPDLSNCDVDDETIECVGDENATLASDWNDNNIVALQACADDISVTVTSDFDFNNYVVTCGQSGTLTVVYTITDECENSATLTATLTIEDTTAPTFTVPADITIECDQDPTDITLTGDITDETDLCSGELEASYLDTVADGDCANESVITRTWTLTDDCGNVTTQIQTITIQDTTAPTFTMPADVTLECDADLTDVSLTGDVTDEADNCSENLEATFVDAVAQGDCANESVITRTWTLTDDCGNVTTQIQTITIQDTTAPTFTVPADVTLECDADLTDVSLTGDVTNEADNCSENLEATFVDAVAQGDCANESVITRTWTLTDDCGNVTNQIQTITIHDTTAPTFNVPADVTLECDADLTDASLTGNVTDEADNCSTDLEASYEDTITDGDCANESVITRNWTLTDDCDNTTTLVQTITIQDTTAPTFTVPADMTLECDADITDVSLTGDVIDEADNCSEEIEAIFTDEISEGNCANESVIIRTWTLTDECGNTTTAIQTITLEDTTAPTFTVPADIALECDADITDVSLTGDVTDEADNCSEELEATFVDTITDGSCVNEYVITRVWTVTDDCDNATALVQTITIQDTTAPTFTVPSDVTLECDEDLSDINLTGDVTDEDDNCSEELEATFTDEVTEGDCPNNLTITRTWTLTDDCENTTTATQIISVIDSTAPTLVGEFVETIDVVCSEIPEVPELVFEDACSTNITVEYNETSSSDGTATDYTIIRDWFVSDECGNESLFTQTVNVSVENTIETNEGELCIGDDFDFDLFSLLTGDYDPDGVWTVTSGGAIIDGSFFNPTSLLDSDGNYTDDQLTDYEFTYTYEGICPGEATVTITLNDDCVVLPCGEDDLVISKAVTANFDGVNEFFTITGTEDCGFVYELQIFNRWGAKIYENFNYQNDWNGTSSKASVGNSDFVPTGTYYYVLNIKNSGLRPITGPIYVSTK; this is translated from the coding sequence ATGAAAAAAAATACTCAATTCTCCCAATTACATAAAAACGTATATACTAAAGTTGGTGTCAAAACTAATTTTAAAAATATAAGCATTACTGTACTTTATGTATCTATACTTTTGGCATTGTTTTCTGTTTCAAAACTTAATGCTCAGGCAGAGTCAATTCAATCTGGCGTTACATTTCAATGGGAAGACACCCAAACCCTACCTATACAATCTGCTACAATCCAATCCATTACTATAGATGGAACTGTTTTTGACAAATTTGTCGTTCCATCTTCTTATGAAATGACACAACTTGGTCATTTTGGACATTCCGATAATGGTATTTTAAATAATGGAGTATTAGTTTCATCTAGTAGTGCCCTACCAAACTGGAATAGTCAAGCTACAGCAGCATTTCAATCAAAAAACTTAAACAATTATTTTACAGCAAATAAAAATGGTAGAAATATTTGTAAACAATATAATAAAATTGCAACTACAGATTCTCAGAAACAAACCATTTTTTATAGTCCAGCTATCCCCTCAAATGAAGGTGGTATTTTTGCTGTTACCGAAAGAAATGCTAATAATTGTATTCACGTCGCTCTTTATGGCATTCCTGTTGGTGGTGGGCCTGAGTCACTTTTAGGTCAAACATTTGTTCAACCATATGGGCCTGCTCAATCGGGACCTGTATTTGCCCCACCACCTCCAAGTGGTCAAGTTGATTATTGGAAATCTGGAAGAGTGAATCAAAACAATGGTACAATAGGTATCGCTTTGTTTTATCTTGATGACATTGCTCCAACAGGTTCAAAAATAACCAAGATCATTTTCACAGCTGCTACAAACGATCCAGCTGATGGAAAATTTTTCATTTTACAAAAGTATGCAATAGATAACAATGAGACTAGCTGTATAGATAACACTTATAACGGAAAAATAGATGCTGCTAATTCTTCTCCTATTGGCTCAACGTATTCATTGGCGTCAGGACCATCTCCAGCTGGGCAGTCATTTACATTGAATTCTGATGGGACTTATCAATATACGCCATCAAATGGTTATGTTGGTCCAGTTACTTTCGATTATCAAGTATGTTTGCCTGCTCCTAATCAGGAGGTCTGTGATAGTGCTACAGTAACTCTTAATGTTGTTGATAAACCAGATTCACCATCTTTAACAATTGAATGTGATGCAAATAACAATGATAAAACAATCACTGTAACTGCCCCATTGGGTGAAGAATATCAATATTCTATAGACAACATTAATTACCAATCCTCTCCAGATTTTACTGGACTATCAGCAGGAACTTATACTGTTTATGTGTATAACTTATACACAGGTTGTAATACGTTTCCAAATGGTACAACAATTTCATTAGAAGACTTAACTCTAAATGGTAGTGTTACAAACGCAAATTGTCCGAATGATAATACTGGAGCTATTGATATCACAGTTTCTGGAGGCCAGCTACCTTATAATTATACATGGAGTAATGGTTCAACGTCAGAAGATTTATTAAGTATATCACAAGGAACATATACCGTAACTGTTACAGATTCTGCTGGATGTGAAGCTGAATTAATTTTTGAAGTTGAATCAATAGATACAGAAAACCCAACAATCTCTGTACCTTCGGAATTAGATTTATTTGGTTGTGGCACAAACGATATTAACAGTGCATCTGCTTTATTTCCTTTCAGTACAACACTTTCTGGTAATGTAAAATCTACATTCGATTCTAATCCTAATTATAACATTAGTGATGATCTTGGTATTCAAGACGTAAAATATATAGATGTTGTTCTATCCTCTACATCTTGTACTATAGTGGTAAGAAGAACCTTTACAGTTACAGATGATTGTGGCAATACAGCAACAGAGAATCAAAATATTACAATAACAGATACGTCTGCCCCAGACTTAACAATTCCAGCAGATGTAACCGTAGAATGTACAGAAAGCACAGAGCCTGCAAATACAGGTGAGGCAACTGCTAACGATACCTGCGGAAACGTAACGATCACATACACAGACAGCTCAATTGCAAATTGTGGCAATACCCAGACCATAACAAGAACCTGGACAGCTACAGATGATTGCGGAAATACGGTTTCAGATACGCAAACCATAAATGTCCTTGACACAACACCTCCAACAATTACAATTCCTGGAGACAAGACAATGGAATGTGGAGCTGATACAGATCCACAAAATACAGGAACAGCAACTGCTAGCGATACCTGCGGAAACGTAACCATTGACTATACAGATGCCACTGTTGACAACTGTGGCAATACCCAGACCATAACGAGGACATGGACAGCTACAGACGAATGTGGGAACTCAGTTTCCGGGATTCAAATGGTAGTAATCGAAGATAACGAAGCACCAACATTATCTGTTCCAGCAGATGTAACCGTAGAATGTACAGAAAGCACAGAGCCTGCAAATACAGGTGAGGCAACTGCTAACGATACCTGCGGAAACGTAACGATCACATACACAGATAGCTCAATTGCAAATTGTGGCAATACCCAGACAATAACAAGAACCTGGACAGCTACAGATGATTGCGGAAATACGGTTTCAGATACGCAAACCATAAATGTCCTTGACACAACACCTCCAACAATTACAATTCCTGGAGACAAGACAATGGAATGTGGAGCTGATACAGATCCACAAAATACAGGAACAGCAACTGCTAGCGATACCTGCGGAAACGTAACCATTGACTATACAGATGCCACTGTTGACAACTGTGGCAATACCCAGACCATAACGAGGACATGGACAGCTACAGACGAATGTGGGAACTCAGTTTCCGGGATTCAAATGGTAGTAATCGAAGATAACGAAGCACCAACATTATCTGTTCCAGCAGATGTAACCGTAGAATGTACAGAAAGCACAGAGCCTGCAAATACAGGTGAGGCAACTGCTAACGATACCTGCGGAAACGTAACGATCACATACACAGACAGCTCAATTGCAAATTGTGGCAATACCCAGACCATAACAAGAACCTGGACAGCTACAGATGATTGCGGAAATACGGTTTCAGATACGCAAACCATAAATGTCCTTGACACAACACCTCCAACAATTACAATTCCTGGAGACAAGACAATGGAATGTGGAGCTGATACAGATCCACAAAATACAGGAACAGCAACTGCTAGCGATACCTGCGGAAACGTAACCATTGACTATACAGATGCCACTGTTGACAATTGTGGCAATACCCAGACCATAACGAGGACATGGACAGCTACAGACGAATGTGGGAACTCAGTTTCCGGGATTCAAATGGTAGTAATCGAAGATAACGAAGCACCAACATTATCTGTTCCAGCAGATGTAACCGTAGAATGTACAGAAAGCACAGAGCCTGCAAATACAGGTGAGGCAACTGCTAACGATACCTGCGGAAACGTAACGATCACATACACAGACAGCTCAATTGCAAATTGTGGCAATACCCAGACAATAACAAGAACCTGGACAGCTACAGATGATTGCGGAAATACGGTTTCAGATACGCAAACAATTTCTACAGTGGACACAATTGCGCCAGATGTGACAAATTGTTCCGTAGAAAATTCAACTTTAGAGTGTACAGAAAATAACAACGAAACTCTATCAGAAGCTTGGAATGCTGCCAACATCGCTACATTGCAAGCTTGTGCAACAGATACTTGTGATAGTGATTTATCTGTATCATCAGATTATGACTATAATAATCTTAACGTTGTTTGTGGACCATGTGGAACACTAAACGTAACATATACAGTTACTGATGATTGTGGTAATGCATCAACTGTGACTGCAACCTTAACTTTTGATGACGGTACAATTCCAGATTTGTCCAACTGTTCAGTAACCGATGAATCAATAGAATGTTCTGGTGATGATAACGAACAATTAGCCAACGACTGGGATGCTGCTAATATTTTAGCATTAGAAAATTGTGCTGATGATTTTGGTGTAGTAGTAACGTCTAACTATGAATATGACAATATAATGTCTACTTGTGGTCAAGGTGGTACAATTACGGTAATATATACAATTACAGATAACTGCGGAAATGCAACAACGTTAACAGCTACGCTTACTTTAGAAGATACAACGCCTCCAAATTTAGATAACTGTTCAGTTACCGATACATCTATCGAATGTTCTGGTAATGATAACGAACAACTGGCTAACGATTGGAATGCTGCTAATATTTTAGCATTAGAAAATTGCGGAACAGACTCTTGCGATACAGATTTCACAGGTCAAGTCACTTCAACGTATGCGTATTCTAATTTAGAATCAACGTGTGGTCAAGGTGGAACGATTGAAGTCGTGTACACAATTACAGATGATTGTGGTAATTTCGAAAGACTTACAGCAATATTAACTCTAGAAGATACAACACCTCCAAACCTAGATAACTGCTCAGTTACAGATCAATCTATTGAATGTTCTGGTGACGATAACGAACAACTAGCTAACGATTGGGATGCTGCTAACATTGCTGCTCTTGAATCGTGTGGAACAGATACTTGTGATACAGATTTTAATGGTCAAGTCACTTCAGATTTTGATTATTCTAACTTGGTAACAACCTGTGGCCAAGGTGGTACAATTCCAGTTATTTATACAATTACCGATGACTGCGGAAATGCAACTACCTTAACAGCAACGTTGACCTTAGAAGATACTATAGCACCAGATTTATCAGGATGCTCAGTAGAAAACACCACTTTAGAATGTGACGAAACCGAAAATGAGTCATTGGCAGATGCTTGGAATACTGCAAACATTGCTGCACTTGAATCTTGTGCTGTTGATTCTTGTGATACAGATTTTACTGGTCAAGTGACTTCAGATTATGACTTTGACAATTTGAACACAACTTGTGGGCCTTGTGGAACAATAAACGTTACCTACACCATTCTTGATGATTGTGGCAATACTACAACTTTAACTGCTACCCTTACCTTTGATGATGGTACAATTCCAGATGTATCAAATTGTTCAGTAACCGATGATTCAATTGAATGTTCTGGTAATGATAACGAACAATTGGCTAACGATTGGAATGCTGCTAACATTTCAGCATTAGAAAATTGTGCTGATGATCTTGGTATCACGGTGACTTCAAACTACGACTATACTAATCTCACCCCTACTTGTGGATTAGGTGGCACAATTACCGTGGTATACACCATTACAGATGACTGCGGAAATGCAACAACCTTAACAGCTACCTTAACATTGGAAGATACAACACCTCCAAACCTAGATAACTGCTCAGTTACTGATACTGCTATCGAGTGTTCTGGTGACGATAATGAGCAATTAGCCAACGATTGGAATGCTGCTAACATTGCTGCTTTAGAAGATTGTGGTGTTGATAGTTGTGATACAGATTTTAACGGTCAAGTGACTTCAAATTTCGCATACACGAACTTAGTATCAACATGTGGTCAAGGTGGAACAATCGAAGTGATTTACACAATTACTGATGACTGTGGTAACGCATCTACTTTAAATGCAGTTTTAACTTTAGAAGACACAACACCTCCAAACTTGGATAACTGCTCAGTTACTGATACAGCTATCGAATGTTCTGGTACTGATAACCAACAATTGGCAAACGATTGGAATGCTGCTAACATTGCTGCTTTAGAAAATTGTGGTGCTGATAGTTGTGATACAGATTTTAACGGTCAGGTCACATCAGATTACGCTTATACTAATTTAGTGTCAACTTGTGGTCAAGGTGGTACGATTGAAGTAACTTATACCATCACTGATGATTGTGGTAACGCATCTACTTTAAATGCAGTGTTAACTATAGAAGATACAACGCCTCCAAACTTAGATAACTGCTCAGTTACTGATGAGTCTATCGAATGTTCAGGTAACGATAACGAACAATTGGCAAACGATTGGAATGCTGCAAACATCGCTGCTTTAGAAAATTGTGGTGCTGATAGTTGTGATACAGATTTTAACGGTCAGGTCACATCAGATTACGCTTATACTAATTTAGTGTCAACTTGTGGTCTTGGCGGAACAATCGAAGTCATTTACACAATCAATGATGACTGCGGAAATACAGCAACACTAACAGCTACGCTTACTTTAGAAGATACAGTAGCTCCAGACTTAACAGGATGTACTGTAGAAAACACAACGTTAGAATGTGATGAAACTGAAAACGAATCACTTGCCGATGCCTGGAATGCTGCGAATATTGCTGCGCTTGAAGCTTGTGCTCTAGATGCTTGTGATGCAGACTTTAATGGTCAAGTGACTTCAGATTATAATTTTGAAAACTTAAATACGACTTGTGGTCCATGTGGTACAATAAACGTTACATACACCATTACTGATGATTGTGGTAATGCTACAACATTAACAGCTACCCTAACTTTTGATGATGGTACAATTCCAGACTTATCAAATTGTTCAGTTGAAAATGACACAATAGAATGTTCTGGTACTGATAATGAACAGTTAGCAAACGACTGGAATGCTGCTAATATTTCAGCATTAGAAAATTGTGCCGATGATCTTGGGATCACAGTGACTTCAAATTACGACTATACTAATCTAACTTCTACTTGTGGATTAGGTGGAAATATCATTGTAGTGTACACGATAACCGATGACTGCGGAAATGCAACAACATTAACAGCTACGCTTACATTAGAAGATACCACGCCTCCAAACTTGGACAACTGTTCAGTTACTGATACAGCTATTGAATGTTCTGGTACTGATAACCAACAATTGGCAAACGATTGGAATGCTGCTAACATTGCTGCTTTAGAGGATTGTGGAACAGATTCTTGTGATACAGATTTGAACGGTCAAGTGACTACAGATTATGCGTATTCTAACTTGGTAACAACGTGTGGCCAAGGAGGAACTATCGCTGTTATCTATACTATTACTGATGACTGCGGAAATACGACAACTTTAACAGCTACGCTTACTTTAGAAGACACAACGCCTCCAAACTTAGATAACTGTTCTGTAACAGATGAGTCTATCGAATGTTCTGGTGATGATAACGAACAATTAGCAATCGATTGGAATACTGCCAATATTTCAGCATTGGAAAACTGTATTAGTGATTCTTGTGATACAGATTTAAGTGGTCAGATCACTTCTGATTTTGCTTATGCTAATCTGGTTAGTACATGTGGTCAAGGTGGAACAATTTCAGTAGTCTATACAATTACAGACAATTGTAATAATGTTACAACATTAAATGCAACATTAACTTTAGAAGATACTACGCCTCCAAACTTAGATAATTGTTCAGTTATAGATACATCAATAGAGTGTTCTGGCGATAATAATGAACAATTGGCAAACGATTGGAATACTGCTAATATTTCAGCGTTAGAGAATTGTGGAGCAGATAATTGTGATATTGATTTTAATAATCAAGTGACCTCAGATTTTGCCTACACCAACCTGGTAACAACATGTGGTTTGGGTGGGACAATCGAAGTTACGTATACAATAACTGACGATTGTGGCAACTCATCAACAGTAACCGCGACCTTAACCTTAGAAGATACCACTGCTCCAGATGTAACTGGATGTACAGTAGAAAATACATCTTTAGAATGTGACGAAACTGAGAACGAATCATTAGCAGATGCTTGGAATGCTGCGAATATTGCTGCGCTTGAAGTTTGTGCTGTAGATTCTTGTGATACAGATTTTACTGGTCAGGTAACTTCAGATTATGACTTTAACAATTTAAATACGGTTTGTGGACCTTGTGGAACAATAACTGTAAACTATACCATTACTGACGACTGTGGAAATGCAACAGTTCTTACTGCCACTTTAACTTTTGGTGATGAAACAATTCCAGATTTATCTAATTGTGACGTTGATGACGAAACTATAGAATGTGTTGGTGATGAAAATGCAACACTCGCAAGCGATTGGAACGATAACAATATTGTCGCATTACAAGCCTGTGCAGATGATATATCTGTAACAGTGACTTCAGATTTTGATTTTAATAATTATGTAGTGACTTGTGGGCAAAGTGGAACGTTAACCGTTGTTTACACCATAACAGACGAATGTGAGAACTCAGCAACCTTAACAGCGACTTTGACTATAGAAGATACGACAGCTCCAACATTTACGGTGCCTGCAGATATTACAATTGAATGTGATCAAGATCCAACCGATATTACTTTAACAGGTGACATCACTGATGAAACTGATTTATGTTCAGGAGAATTAGAAGCTAGTTATCTTGATACAGTTGCTGATGGCGATTGCGCAAACGAATCTGTAATTACAAGAACTTGGACGTTAACTGATGACTGCGGAAATGTAACAACTCAAATACAAACCATTACTATTCAAGATACCACTGCTCCAACATTTACTATGCCAGCAGACGTGACTTTAGAATGTGATGCAGACTTGACTGATGTATCATTAACTGGAGATGTGACGGATGAAGCTGATAATTGTTCAGAAAATCTTGAAGCTACATTTGTGGATGCGGTTGCCCAAGGCGATTGCGCAAACGAATCTGTAATTACAAGAACTTGGACGTTAACTGATGACTGCGGAAATGTAACAACTCAAATACAAACCATTACTATTCAAGATACCACTGCTCCAACATTTACTGTGCCAGCAGACGTGACTTTAGAATGTGATGCAGACTTGACTGATGTATCCTTAACTGGAGACGTGACGAATGAAGCTGATAACTGTTCAGAAAATCTTGAAGCTACATTTGTGGATGCGGTTGCCCAAGGCGATTGCGCAAACGAATCTGTAATTACAAGAACTTGGACGTTAACTGATGACTGCGGAAATGTAACAAATCAAATACAAACCATTACTATTCATGATACCACTGCTCCAACATTTAATGTGCCTGCAGATGTAACGCTTGAATGTGATGCAGACTTGACCGATGCATCCTTAACTGGTAATGTAACCGATGAAGCTGATAACTGTTCTACAGATTTGGAAGCAAGTTACGAGGATACTATTACTGATGGCGATTGCGCAAACGAATCTGTAATTACAAGAAACTGGACGTTAACTGATGATTGTGATAATACGACAACTTTAGTTCAGACAATCACAATTCAGGATACCACTGCTCCAACATTTACTGTTCCAGCAGACATGACTTTAGAATGTGATGCAGATATTACAGATGTGTCTTTAACTGGAGATGTAATAGATGAAGCGGATAACTGTTCCGAAGAAATCGAAGCAATATTTACTGATGAAATCTCAGAAGGTAACTGTGCAAACGAATCAGTAATTATAAGAACTTGGACATTGACCGATGAGTGTGGAAATACTACAACAGCAATCCAGACTATTACTTTAGAAGACACCACTGCACCAACATTTACTGTACCAGCTGATATCGCTTTAGAATGTGATGCAGATATTACAGATGTGTCTTTAACTGGAGATGTGACGGATGAAGCGGATAATTGTTCCGAAGAACTTGAAGCGACATTTGTTGATACTATTACAGATGGTAGTTGTGTAAATGAGTATGTTATTACAAGAGTTTGGACAGTAACAGATGATTGTGACAATGCTACTGCATTAGTACAGACAATTACCATTCAAGATACTACTGCTCCTACGTTTACTGTACCTTCAGATGTTACTTTAGAATGTGATGAAGATCTATCTGATATTAACTTAACTGGAGATGTGACAGATGAAGATGATAATTGTTCTGAAGAACTTGAAGCGACATTCACAGATGAGGTAACAGAAGGCGATTGCCCTAATAATTTGACTATTACAAGAACTTGGACATTAACAGATGATTGTGAAAATACAACAACAGCTACGCAGATAATTAGCGTGATTGATTCAACTGCTCCAACATTGGTTGGTGAATTTGTAGAAACTATTGATGTTGTTTGTAGTGAAATTCCGGAAGTTCCAGAACTGGTATTTGAAGATGCTTGTTCTACGAATATCACTGTAGAATATAACGAAACGTCATCGTCTGATGGTACAGCAACCGATTATACAATTATAAGAGATTGGTTTGTATCTGATGAATGTGGTAACGAATCTTTATTTACCCAAACGGTTAATGTAAGTGTTGAAAATACTATAGAAACCAATGAAGGTGAATTGTGTATTGGCGATGATTTTGACTTCGACTTGTTTAGCTTATTAACTGGAGATTATGATCCAGATGGTGTTTGGACTGTAACCTCTGGAGGTGCTATAATAGACGGTAGCTTCTTTAATCCTACTTCTTTGTTAGATAGTGATGGGAATTATACTGACGATCAATTAACAGATTATGAGTTTACTTATACTTATGAAGGGATTTGTCCTGGTGAAGCAACGGTAACCATTACGTTAAATGATGATTGTGTTGTATTACCTTGTGGAGAAGATGATTTAGTGATCTCAAAAGCAGTGACAGCTAACTTTGATGGTGTTAATGAGTTCTTTACAATTACTGGTACCGAAGATTGTGGATTTGTTTATGAATTACAAATATTCAATCGTTGGGGAGCTAAAATATATGAGAACTTCAATTACCAAAATGATTGGAATGGTACTTCATCTAAAGCTTCCGTAGGAAATTCAGATTTTGTTCCAACAGGAACTTATTATTATGTACTAAATATAAAGAATAGTGGACTGAGACCAATAACAGGACCGATCTACGTCTCAACAAAATAA